aagtaatggaaataaaaccaaaaataaacaagtgggacctaaatttaaaagcttttgcacatcaaaggaaactacaaaaaaggtgaaaagacaaccctcagaatgggagaaaataatggcaatgaaacaactgacatgagatcaatttccaaaatatacaagcagctcatgcaattcaataccagaaaaacaaacaacccaatcaaaaagtgtgaaaaagacttgaaaagacatttctccaaagaagacatatagatggctaacaaacacatgaaaagatgctcaacattgctcaatattagagaaatgcaaatcaaaactgaaatgagataccatctcacaccagttagaatggccatcgtcaaaaagtctacaaacagtaaatgctggagagggtgtggagacaaggtGTGCTAGGtcttgttgtggcatgtggaacttcTCTTTGCAGAGGACAgtatctctagttgcagcaggagggttttagttgccccagggcatgggGGAGCTTaggcccctgaccagggattgaaccaattaccactgcatcagagggcagattcttaaccactggacaccagggaagttgctatttatttacttaatcatttattttattagtgTGGACTCATGCACATTAGTGTGGACTCACACATATTACTGTATACTTTGGGTTATCATCCAGTACTCTGTTATTTATATTGTCCATCAAACCTTTTCCAATCTGTCAGTAGGAGCTTCTCAGACTTCCTTTTAGAGTTTCAAGGTCCATTTCATTGTATCTGTGCAAATAAACTGCTCTCCTAATGTGAAAGTTTGAGTTTGACTCTTGACAGAGTTTTCACACACGGAGTGCTGCCTCTGGTGAACCCAGCACTCTTGGCCTTAGAACTCCCATCTCCAGTGGCCTGTAGGACTGTGGACCTCAGAGTCTCTGATGCAGGAGACAAACCTTACAGCCCTACAGCTGCTCGCTGATGTTTCTGGATAAACTGTGCAGTTCAGGTACCTCTTGAGATCAGGTCCACTGATGGAAGATGAGACAACCAGAAAGGGCAAGGCTAGACCACTAGGGGTCAAGAATGTGCCCAGGAACTTGTTCTCTTAAGGGTTTGAGAAAGACTGGTAGCATGATGTGAAATTAACAGAATTAGAAGCCCAGTGAAAACCTACATGGCTGTAAGTCCTATGAGTTCCTTGTTGGGAATATTTTGGAGCCAAGGTTGGTTGTCCACCTTGCTTGGGGCCCAGTCTAGAGACTGAAGATGTTAAGATATTCGAGGGCTTCAGTAAGGCCCCTTCAGCAAGGCCCCAATGCACAATTTTATGTGCATTCTTATCTCCAGGACTTAACCTTGGGGAAAAAGGAAGGATTCTGGATGACCTTTTTTCCTGCCTGACAGTGGTGTAGACCTGTCCTTGGCTCTTTTGTGATTCTGTCTGCTCAGTTTGGGAGAATGCTGCCCTTCGAACCAGGATAGGTTGGGGGAAGGTTGATCAGGAAAACAGGTGATCGTTGGGGCTGGGACAACAGAGCACTTGGCTCCAAATGGAGTCACTTAGAAATGTCAGTGTTGCTGTAATCACAGCCTCTGTTCTCTGGTGCCGAATGGAAACACAAACAGCATTTTGAATGAAGTAGGAAAGAGTAGCTTTttttgctttgccaggcaaatgTGAACACAGTGGGCTAATGTCCTGAAAACCACGTGAACCACCTTGGGGCAggtagtgaggagttttatagtgtttaaGGGGCAGGGCATGATCAGCTGGTGAACAGTTCTTGGATGGGTTGGCATCAAGGTGAATTTTTAAGCATCATCAACCTTTTGGTTTCAGCCAGTTTACGGTCAATGTTCTTGTGGTCAGCAGATTTCATCTGTAGGGGGGTCTATTTTCTGTAAAAACAACTTAGGAATATGTGTCAGGCCATTATATGTTCTAGGAAACTTGGAGTTTGGCGATTCTGTTATGTTGCAGAATTATagtctaaattgttaccagttccCCAGCCCAATAgctattctttgtttctacatcttcacatttcccaGTCATTCACTCTTGAGTCAGcattttacttcaaaagacaAGGTCACAGGGGCTTGTACATGGTTTCATCCGCTCCACTTGATCTTTGGCAAAGATACCCCCACATGTTCTCCAGAAGCTCTGCTCTCAGAGCGGAAAGGGCTTCCCACAGTTAACACCCCAAGGACAAGGGAACCGCATGTTCCAGGagcctggccacaggactgtgTTCCTCTTGGGAGGGGTTTGGGCTGAGCCCAAGGAGCTAGGGTGTTTTAAAGTGACAAGAACCCTGCCCTGAGCAGAGCACTCCAGCTGCCACCACAATGAAGGGAGCACTGCTTGTGCTGGCCTTGCTGGTGACCAGAGAGCTGACCTTTGAGACGCATGAGGGTAGGAAGGAGGGTCCAGATGGCCCTCCTGATCCTTGCTCAGTGCCGTCTCACTGCATCCTTCCCAGTCCTGTCCACACCACTTCTAGGGGCAGATTCTGAGGGCAGCTGTCTGATCAGTGCCCAGGAATCCTGCACAAACTCCCTGAGGCTTTCAGCCTTTGAATGGAAGGAGTGGTGTGGAGTTGGAAGGGTCATTAGCTATGCACACACTGGGGGATGGTTAGTTGGGGGTAGTGGTGCTCATTGGAAGGGAGGAAGCAGGCTGGTATGCCTGGGGCGGTGGTCAAGGGCAGAAGGGTCTCCAGGCCTATCCCCTCTTACTGCTCCCTTCTGCTGGGTGGTTTTCTGTCTGGAATGTAAGCAGTCCTGGGAGAGGGCGGGTCTCTGTGGGAGGTGAGTCTGGAAGCTTTGAATGTGAGTTCTATCAAGAGGTGAGAAACAGGAACCTCCTACTCTGGTAATCCTCTTGATAAGATGCTTTCTGTCTGTGCTTTCAGCGGAAGCCTGCCCTGTGTTTTATGGAGCGGTTGGTACGATTTTTATTGGGAGCAAAACATTGTTGAACTCAACACTCGATTTGGTTGATGCTACTGATGAGGAAAAGGAAGCTATCAGAAAACTCCAGGATTGCTTCAATGAGAATGGATTTCGTGCCAAGCTTTTCATTATAAAACTTGTGGTAATTGACTCTTTCCATCCCTTACCCTGCCCTGCCACTCACATGCATAGTGCAGTATGTCACATGGGAATAGATCACGCAGTCATGGGATATGTGACAGACAagagctataaaaaaagaaacacatgaacCCTTTGCCTCACACTGCAACACCTGTAATATGTAACTGCAGTCCTCCTGCACATCCAGCCTCTTGTTACTGAATATGCCTGCATCATGCCAGTCAACTCACACACAGAATAGGGTTGTAATGTCAACGCAGTAGGCCAAGTGTCTTGAGTCATATGAGTTTTTTCCCTCAGTGAGAGGAGCTAGTATTGGAGGAATAGAATTTTAATGTTTGGCAGGAAAGGAAGCATTCAGCTCACACATATGTAAGAGTCTTGTCTGCTCTACTTTAGGAATACTGAAAAGGAGCCCCTGGCTTTAGAGTCTCTTTCCAGCATGAGACTCCCTGGCTTTGTGAAGTTTCTGGCCTGTGGTCTTGTCACTTCTTGTTCCCACTCTGATGGCCATTGCTCTGGCTCAGAGCCCCATTTCCACCCGCATGGTCTCCGTGTCTACAAGCCAGAATTTCCACTGTGGTGTTTTGGTGCCTGAAGCTCCTGAGGAGGATTCTAGGTATCTGTGACTGCTCACCTGAGCAAGCAGTGTAtttcccaaagaaccatctttccttttttgttcttgttaAGTAATACTGGAGATTGTGAATAGTCTTTCTCAACATATTTTCCTCAAATTGTTGATTGTTCAAAATGAGAGGTTTTTTGCAGAGTTTCATGCACTAATAGGAGCACACAGAGCACATGGGTTTGTTTACGACACCTGCATGCACATTCCGTCCACCCAGCACACCTGACAGAAGAGGCTCAGGTGCAAGAGATGTGACCCAAACCCAGGCTCCAGCGCCTTGCTCCTCCCTCAGGACTAGTCCCGGCTGTGCCCTGCTGACCCTTGTCATCTTCTCCCCTCCCTAGCATGGTTGGTGACTCTGTCTTCCTCCTGACACCTGTGTTTGGGCTGTTAGGGAGCCATCCTCCCCCTGGTGCCTGCTGGCAGCCCCTTGTCCAGTGGTGGGTCTATGGGCAGAGGTTCTTGCTGGGGATGGGGCTGAATCCCTGAGGGTGAGGTGATCCTGGGGAGACAGGATAGCCTGGCTGTGGGCTCAGGTCCTGTCTTTTCTCCTCCTATTCCCTCCCAGAGTTCCATCATTTTAAATGAGGATTGCTCTGGCTATAGAGTGTCCACAGTGTTGAACGCTGTTTCAGGATTACTTCTCAGTGTGGCGTCTTTGGTGAGATGATCTTTCCCAGGGATGCCAGCGTGCACTCAAGCTTCCTGCCCTGTTCTCCTCAACTGAGGCTGGAATCCAGATACCTGTCCCACCTGATGTGGTGTCTATGAGGCTTACTCTAATAAAATCACTGCAGTATTGCTCAGTGTGCCACGTGTGTGTGCTCTGGGGAGGATGTGAGGCAGGAGGTCTCGGGAGATGGTGAGAAGTGACACATGTGGTCATTGAGAGCATGAGGACCAGAGTCAGACCGAATGATGGTAAACCCGGGCCCTGACCCTGGCAAGCTGTAGAAACGTGGGCAAGTCTGTTTAACTTTTTCAAGTCATTTTGTCATCTGCTAAATGGGGATTGTGTGTCAAGATTAAGCCAGTAACATAGTTTATAACAAGATTATAGCCAATAGCTTTTGAGGATAAAATTGTTGTTTGTGGACACAGATGGCATATCTCCTACTCTGGCCTTCAGCACAGTGGCAGAACGTCTAGTCCTTTAAATATCCCTCTGGTTATTGAATGGCAACTCCTGAGATGACCTGAGAGGGTCATCACaggtcccctcttcctcctagtGGcatttgccattttctacttctaGCCCGAGATTTCTTCAGGGACACTAAGTGGCACTGCTGTTCTTGGTGCTGCCATGGGGACCAGGACCTCCATTAAGTGTTGGACCAGGAAGAAGGAAGTGTATAGAAGAAACTACCTCAGTGAGAATGTTGTTTCTGTGGAAGCAGCTCATGCTATGAAGTGTGAATTGAAGGATGTGCCATATGGGGCACGTGTCCTGAACCCTCCAGCCTACTTGTAAAGGCATGAAATAGATAGTTGCATTACAATAGGAGATTTGTGAAGCTACCAGGATGGGATTAGGTTTTATTCCAGTTTCTTAAGGGTCTAGGTCATTGTCAGGCTACTCTCAGTATGACCCACAGAAAGAGTGGCATAACTGATAAAAATCTCTCTACCTTCTGGCCAGGCAGATGTACTAAGGTCACATACCAGGAGCTGAACTTGGGACTTGATGCTAAGTAGCCAGGGCCTTGAGTCTTGGATCTTCTTTGACCCACTGCCTAAGTTAGGCATTTAAATTCACTGTTTGCTCTTCCTACACCTTGATTTACATCTACCAAGTGCTGGACACTCTGCTGGAGTTAGTAATAAGTGTTAAGGTcatactgtgaaagtgaaagtgaaaatcgagcagttgtatctgactcattccaaccccatgtagcctgccaggctcctctgtccatggaattctccagacaagaatactggaatgggtagctgttcccttatctgggggatcttcccaacccagggatcgaacccaggtctcctgcattgcagggagattctttaccttatatgatccacaagggaaggccTCAAGTCATACTAAAGAagtctaaaattttgttgaaatgtACAAGATACAGATTGAACAGATTAAGGGCTAAATTTTATCCTTGTTTGAGATAAACTGACATCATAGCAATGTCAACCCTTCCCAAATCCATCTAAATTAACCTTTGTTCTCATGAAGATTTACTTAATGTTTACCCCCAGAAACTAAATGTTTGAAGTCAACCAAAAAATTGAGATAAATTGAAACTATCCAGGGGATTGTTCTCACCACATTtttgcaacagaaataaaagtctCCATAAATTGTCGTTTTAGTGGAGAATAGATACATGGTCATACTGAGAGAAGAGAAAACCCATACATAGAGTCAAAGTTAGTTTAAGATATACTAATAACAGTTTattgaatcttgaagaagaaatgggtatttttaaaaatggtgttaAGAAAAATGAGTTAACATTAAAACAATCTAGATGTATCTGCAGAGCCTTTTCCTGTGGGTGTATGTGGAATAATGATTTAATTGCCATAATCCTATGTTTGATTATTCATTTGTCACAGCTCATTTcttctccaccccctccccactctttCAATTTAACTTTCATGACATTGCAGTTTCTTGTTTTTCTCCTGCTTTACTGGAAGATACTTCTTAGGTCTTCCAGGTGGTATCCTTTATCAAAGATCATTCTCTTTGCAGCTCTTCTTTCTTATATatgctcacttaaaaaaaattttttaaaattttctttattttttagaatgagtttggaagtttaccttcatctgcaattttctgaagagtttgactaggataggtgttagctcttctctaaatttttggtagaattcagctgtgaagccgtctggtcctgggcttttgtttgctggaagatttctgattacagtttcgatttctgtgctcgtgatgggtctgttaagattttccatttcttcctggtcctggttcagttttggaaagttatacttttctaagaatttgtccatttcttccaagttgtccattttattggcatatagttgctgatggtagtctcttatgatcctttgtatttctgtgttgtctgttgtgatttctccattttcatttctaattttgttgatttgattcttctccctttgtttcttgatgagtctggccattggtttgtcaattttatttatcttcgcaaagaaccagctttgttgatttttgctatggtctttttttggatatttttgcatttatttctgccctaatttttaagatttctttccttctactaaccctgaggttcttcattttttccttttctaattggTGTacgtgtagagttaggttatttatttgacttttttcttgtttcttgaggtaagcctgtattgctatgaacctcccccttagcattgcttttacagtgtcccataaattttggatttttgtgttttcattttcattcttttccatgaatattctgatttctttttttatttcttctgtgatttgtcaGTTATTCAGCAGcctgttgttcagcctccatatgttgggatttttaatagtttttctcctgtaattgagatctaatgttactgcattgtggtcagaaaagatgcttggaatgatttcatgttTTTTGAATTtacggcccaggatgtgatctatcctggagaaggttccgtgtgcacttgagaaaaaggtgaaattcattgtttgggggtaaaatgtcctatagatatcaattagtctaactggtctattgtatcatttaaagtttgtgtttccttgttaattttctgtttagttgatctatccataggtatgagtggggtattaaagtctcccactattattgtgttattgttgatttcccctttcatacttgttagcatttgccttacatattgaggtgctcctatgttgggtgcatatatatttataattgttatatcttcttcttggattgatcctttgatcattatgtagtgtccttctttgtctctttccacagccttcgtttcaaagtctatttttatctgatatgagtattgctactcctgctttcttttggtctctaatttgtgggatttctttttccagcccttcactttcagtctgtatgtgcccttgttttgaggtgggtctcttgtagacaacatatataggggtcttgttttttttttatccattcagccagtctgtcttttggttggggcattcaacccatttacgtttaaggtagttattgataagtatgatccctttgccatttaattcattgttttgggttcgagtttatacaccctttctgtgtttcctgtctagagaagatcctttagcttttgttggagagctggttagTGGTgttaaattctctcagcttttgcttgtctgtaaagcttttgatttctccttcatatttgaatgagatccttgctgggtacaataatctgggctgtaggttattttctttcatcactctaaatatgtcctgccattccctcctggcctgaagagtttctattgaaagatcagctgttttccttatgggaatccccttgtgtgttagtCCCAGTTGAGCCTCTCACCAGGGGTGGCTAGTTCTGCCCACTGCTGCAGGTTTGCAGTACCCTCAGGTGCCATTTCTCTTAACCATTTTCTGGCCTCAGTTAGGATCCTGTGCCTTTCTTCAGTGCTGAAAAGGGAGACTAGTAGTTAGATTATGTCATCCCGTGTAGGGCCATGGGTTTGAAAAATAGTCTCCATTAGCCTAATCATGGCTTGTGGCTCCCCCGAGTATGGTGGAGTGTGTCTCTGCCAGTTTAATATATCCGTAGAGGAAAATGGCTGGGAATAATAGGCTACAGGGGGGTGATGGTAGTGCCCACATGCGTCCTGAACCGGAGGCTGCTGTAGCTCTCTGAAGGGCATCTGTAGTGGGGTTCTTTCCCCCTGTTCCTTGGCGGAGCACAGCCTCtaattcctgtgttttcttccccctccccatAAGTACTTGCCGGGAGAGGTGGTTACAATCTAGGAGGTCCAGCTGAGGTAGAATCCTGGGGGCATTGATCAGAGGTCTCCATCACTGCTATCAGGACCTGCCAAAACGGCGGCTCTAAGTCTCTGAGAGAGCTGGCAGAAGAGCAGTGGCTGCTGCAGGAACTTCACTTGGCCCTGGATTGGGCATTAAGGCAGCTTCCGGTCCTGGTGGAGCACTGGGCGGCGGGCGTTTCATCATCCAgtatgggggagggggcaggtcaTCCCCGtccaaatcctgtagaatttattttttatcatcagtcaatttttgtgccattaatatttttccctttcccttctggatacAGAACCTTATCCAAGGAGGAGGGTCTTGAGCTAACCCTAGCCATGAGTCAATATATGGATATTGATCCGGATGTCCCAGCTCTCCTGTGACTACTGTATAGACTGCTTCcactatttttaagttcatggtgtCCTCTGGTGGCCGTCCTACTCCCATAGGGGGCCATTCGACCTCACAGAGTATGTGGAGGTGATTAGGTGTCATCTTGAACCCATAGTCTCCTCCAAatcccttctttaaatttttagtcATGCACTCCAATACAGTGGCCTTAGATTAATTTCCTcccatcttgcttaccttctaggaccttctatttttccttttcattctgtctacaAAGTTCTTGGTACCctatgtacttctgatatttccactcaaTGAAACATTTAGATTGCCATTCCACTTCCTTCCTAattggggtgagaagagccttGCCTGCCAGatctcagagggagaaggaggattGGCATGTCTTCACCTGTCAGTTGGCACAACTGAACCAGAACACCACATAGTCCAAGAGTGTTTCTCCCTTAACTTTTAAAGTCCATTCT
Above is a genomic segment from Ovis canadensis isolate MfBH-ARS-UI-01 breed Bighorn chromosome 14, ARS-UI_OviCan_v2, whole genome shotgun sequence containing:
- the LOC138418376 gene encoding androgen-binding protein homolog is translated as MKGALLVLALLVTRELTFETHEACPVFYGAVGTIFIGSKTLLNSTLDLVDATDEEKEAIRKLQDCFNENGFRAKLFIIKLVSSIILNEDCSGYRVSTVLNAVSGLLLSVASLVR